AAGTACTGTTTAATCCCATCATCGCCCAGCCCTAAAGACAGACCAGCTGGaggcctttgtgtgtgtgtgtgtgtgtgtgtgtgtgtgtgtgtgtgtgtgtgtgtgtgtgtgtgtgtgtgtgtgtgtgtgtgtgtgtgtgtgtgtgtgtgtgtgtgtgaggttgtgCGCCACAAAACAGGTTACTTACACCGGTGGTCTTCGTGCAACCACTGTGTGCTTCTGCAAGTGTGTGAATTGCTCAATGACACTCTtatcaaaaaaattttttatgggtgtatgtatatgtgcagAGAGGGGGGCGTGTAAGGGTTGAAGCGGCAGAGGGGGGTTATGGGTAAGTATTATTCAGACCCCTCCTCTACCatctcacagagacacacagatatTCAAGTTCGAGTTGCGTTGCCTTTTGTTttcagggagggggaggagggtgcAGTGGGTggctggatggctggatggCTTGCTGGGACACTGTGCCCCTCGATTTTCCCAAAAAAAATATCCCCCCTTTGCCTCCCCCTCTTGGATACCTCCCCCTAacctccctccttcccccccTCTAGCCAGTGTAGTGCCACTGTATTGTCTGCTCGCAGGCGGGCCGCTTGTTGCTTGCCTTCTGTCCTGCTGTGCTGAGTGCCTGACAAAAGGGCCCTTTTAAATATGCAGACAATCCTCGATCTCttgcacactcactcacacacacattcacacacacgttTGTCCCtgctttcctctttctctcgcCGTCAATTCTTCCATGTCTAGACCTGGCCTGGGagtgtttcctctttttcaCGGAGAATCAACAAGTCTCACACATGAAAAGGATACAGAGGGCTTTTCTCCCTGTCGGTGCCCTACAAGCTTTAAATGAATGCTGCTCGAGTTGCTTTGTGGAGTGGTCGACTTGTCAAGGCTAAAAGCTGAAATCCTGTTTGTTGTGTTCTTTGTGAAAGAGCTTTGTTCTTGCTGTATATTTAACCAGCCTCATTTTCTATGCAAAGGAATATCcatgacaataaaaacagactgcaaCATAAAACAGCAGTCCTTGACTATTTTTCCTCACATCatatatgaataaattaaaCGAAGATGCATTTATAAACGTGTCTGTATTCTTTAAAGACCGAGGTTTTAGATGCTAACAGCTGTCTCGAGCTGATTTTGGAAGTTGCATCAAAGTTGTAGAGACTCTTCTCTCAGCCAAACCTGCAGATGTCAGTTTAGAGAGACGAGCTAGAAACTGGTTTGAAAAGATGGCACAACAGTCGAACATCAGGACGCCTCAAGTCCACATGACACTCTTCTCTTTATCCCCCCGCCTCCCcctgtcttcctgcttcctctcctGGTACGGGAGCCCTCCCTGGCAGCTTGGCAGAGGCCGCTCCCCTCACGCAAAGCGGCAGAGTGCAGGGGCCTGGGCCCCAGACAGGAGCCCAAGCTGGTCTCAGCCTCCCAACATGTTGAGCTGGCCTGCCTTGGGCACAGCCAAATGGTTCTGCAGCTGCCCCTTTGTCCCCCTTCCTTAAGTAAACAAAGGACAGAAACAAATTAATGACCTACATTCACAGCAAACCTTGCACGGCCTCCTCGCGCATAGAGAGCGAGCAGTTGTCTATAAGCAGATGTTCACTTACAACACTGCAGATTGCAATTAATGATCGCCAAGCAGCACAAAACCAAAGGGAAAGGGGTTCTGTATTTTCTGCAGCAGTTATCAAAACGTCTGCTGTTTGTCCAAAATATTGTGATTGTAAACGGCTCAGAGCAGAATCCAAAAAGTGACTTTGTAAGGTAGTTAATTTCAAAAGGAGGCATCTCCATAACCCGTTAAACTACAAAAATAAGGTAGAAATATTTGATAAGATTGCTTTCCTTAAAAGAAACATCAATTTATACCAGGTTTAGGTTCTACATCAGTAAAAAGATTGAACACCGCCCAAAGAAAACTGAAATCTTTGCAACACTTGGAAGTTTCTTGAAGCATTATTAGGCCTCCTTCAGACAGAGGACAATGTTACAAAGATTAGGAGTGAGCTTATcgcgtgagtgtgtgttgggggcTTACTGTGGAGACCATCTGTGGCCTAATGAAGGCTGCTCCTTGGCCTCTGAGTGCAGGGGCTTAGAATACATCTGTAAGAGCAGGTTTACTGAGCAGCAATACATTAGCTAAAGCTGATTTCTTTGCTGGAAAACTGTACTTGAGGAgctttggaataaggctgtgtgtgtgtgtgtgtgtgtgtgtgtgtgtgtgtgtgtgtgtgtgtgtgtgtgtgtgtgtgtgtgtgttttgcagggGGTTAGATCTCGGCAAGCTGCTGCACATTTTCTTCTCAAATACAGCCTACACCTCGACCGGTGCAGCAGATATATCAGGAGTTGTGCAGGCACGCAAAAGCACAAAGTGAgtaaacgcacacacacaggccatcATGCTGTGTCCATGCACGGCTTGCTAAggatgcgcacacacacacacacacacacacacatcaacaactCCCACCCACACTGTAAGTCACAGAggagcaggatgcagaaatGTCCTGCAATCGTAAGTCTGTGTAAGCGTGTGAGCTACACATGGACTGAAGTTACAATATTGTTCCTGTGCTTAAGATGATTTAAACTTTGAATATTTCTaggttttaaatgttaaagaaaacTGCAAGAGGAACATTTCCGCACTGACTCATTATTAGTGGAATTTCGTAATGTGTTCTAAAATTTGCCGACAGTCGCACTTTTTGAAAGAACGggataaaagaagagaaaacttAACACGCAGGATGAATTGCAAGATTCATATAATTTATTGCAGTTTgcacacaatttaaaaatgtcaacagcACACCAAAAATTACAAAACTAAACACAATTAGAATTTACTCCccttgagtaaaaaaaaagaaagaaacccaACTATGATTGTCAAAGCTAAAAATGACTAAATCTGAAAAAGGAAcgtaaaataaaagcaaaatcaatTCTTAATCTCAACAGGGAGAAAATAGATTTAAATCAaaatctgcttgttttttttccccagacAGTGATTGTcctttttcaaaacactcagTCATTTCAAGCCCCCCCACCCTTGAACCCTCCACCCTCTACCCCATCCACCTTTCTATAAACTGTCTATgaaatttgaacattttattttataccttgcttttaaaaaaaaaaaattctccccccTTTGTTTTCAAGTAAGCACAGCAAAAAATAAGGAGATGTTTCGTCAGGGTGGCTACTTCACAGAGTCTTACTCCCACAACTCCACCCCACACTTACACTtcaaaaagaacataaaataaaaatacagcccGGACTACAGCAGTTTAAGGCGGTCAAGTACAACCAGaagatcaaaaaaaaaaaaaaaagatgataaaaataaaaaataaatcagcagtaatgatgaaaacaacagcaggatGGAGTGAGCCCATATGTAGAGACGCTGCCAGTGAAGAAATAACGTTtcgcagaggaaaaaaaatgagaaGATGCGGTGCAAACTGCCGCAATGTCACCCACACTGTTGCCTTGGCAAAGCCTGTAGGTGCCACCAGATGACAGGACGGCACATACAACCACCCCACCCACCACATGCACATCAATGGGGgtgtgcacacatacatatacacacacatctatctGAGGGGAAAATATGGGTGTTCACTTTTTATCTCTGTGTCAAATATTTCTGGATTGTGTAAACGCTTGACCATTACTTTGAAATTCCGACAAGAAATTTGAGatacagagatttaaaaaaataaactgacaGATAAGTTAATTGTTGAAACCCAGATTCCAAACATTCACATACAAAAAAAGCAAGAAATTCTTCCAATCGCACGATCAGAATATAAGACATCATTTTCAGAtaaattcaattattttcatgAATTCATACACGGTTTTTAACAGTTATTTCCCACTGCTCTACAGTATCAAATACTTCCATAGCGTcagaaatgttttattaataaAGGCATCTTTTCagcaaaaaatctgattttatgtcttttagctTAAAAAGGTGCATTTAGGCGGGCCAATTCTCTCCCATCTAACTCATCAAAGGATTaggtttaaataacaaaaacgcACGTTATAGATGCACACAGCTGcgtcaaatgttaaatgtactGCGCTGAGTTGAGTTGGGTGGTTTGTTCGTGATCCGAATGGCCCGTTCAGCTCGGCACAGCACAGCTTGACTCAGCGATTGTGACTAAGATATCTAGTCCTTTAACTTTCAGCAGGGCAGCTCAGTTCCAGCCTCTCTCCTTAttattccctctcttctccGTTACTGTCCACACTTTAGCCGAGTCAGAGCCGTGTAACTGCACTCAACAGACCTACACTAAGGAGTGTCAAATAAgcaaaaataatatatttaaacacGGCTCAACTCGGTCTAGAGCTGCAGAGGACGGAGACATGAGAGATGGAGAACAAACATACAGCAGAGAAATGTAACGcctgaggaggagcagaaggaggaagTGCTGGGTGGACGTTGATCTTCAGTAGGTTAAAATGACTGGTAATAACCGAGCCATAcactcatgaacacacacacacacacaaaacacacatacacacagcagagagatcAGTGCATATAGTCACAGGCTTAAAAATGCTTCATCTTATCGCTTCAACATCCGACAGAAACACATTCGGTAACATTCTTCTAGGAGCCCAGCGACAGACCTATGaccaatagaaaaaaaaaatcttcttttcACTGTCAGAACTGTTCAAACATTTCCCCCTGATGCAAAAACCACAACTTAAAGGTTTAAGACAAAATCaaattttcatgcattttttccATAGTCGTGAGAATAATATTCAGTTTTTCAACAGACCGCACCCTGGAGTAGtattcacataaaaaaaaaaggaaaaaacaaaaagcccATTGTCAAATATTTGATCAATTACAATGTGTACAGTAATACAGCAAATTCACatttctattttaaaatatacagGTTTGGACTTCATGCAACAACAGCAGGTCCCATTacaaaaaaagtaacaaaataataataataataatcattaatttaaaaaaatgtaacggATTAAAGTTCTAAAACTATAGCAGAACAATGTACAacaactttaaattaaataccTTTTCAACAAGAGATGTTTTAAAGACTGCCAgctacatttaagaaaaaaatctattaataacaataataataataattattataataatttgtAAAGGTCTTTTCATTTTTAGAAAATACTTCAGATTGATTGGAAGTGAAAAAAGGAGGCTGTGCATTGCATGAGTGCCATCAGtttgtctgtcagtcagtcagctttACCCTGAACACACAACAGCAAAGAGCTTAATGAGAAGCGGGGAGCGCTTCGCCAACGACACCTCCATGccagaagaaaataaaattaatacacaaaaaaacacactcacacacactcacgcacaccaGGTGAAATTTTTGCCAGAGTAGTGCAGCATCaccactcacacagacacacacacagacacacacacggacacacacacacatacacacacgtctTCAAACTGTGCGTGTGGTGGTTTTGACTTGCGGTGATCACAGTACCCGTTTAGTGTATTGTTATGCCTTTTCACTTCAGTGTGTTCGACCTGAACTCCTGCAGtggtgtttgcttttttttctgcagaactGGGACCGTTACGCTGGCCAGCATCGGAGTGTTGTGTCTGAGATGAAACATAAACAGAGTGAAAACTCCTCAAAAAGGCGAGACATTCTCCCATGTCCTCAGACGCAATCAAAACCACCAAACAGAACTTATgccaaataaaaataagagttcagaataaaatagaaataaaattacctcaaacagcaacaacaaaaaaactcagTAGTAACATTTTCATGTGCTATTAAAGTGCAATTGAATGAGATTTTGCGACACACAAGAACATGACTCACTTGAACCCAGAATATCAAACTTTGCCACCTCCCTTTCACCTCCCCATGCCTCTCTGCCCTTCTTTCTCTCCGCTTTCTTTCCCTTTATCAAATCCCACAGTCTGATTCTACTTCCACAGTTCCTGGGAGCTGTCCTCGATAGCCCAATCCCTGACATTGGGCAGTGCCAGCGGTTCGCTCTTCACTGACAGCGAGTTGACCAGTTCGCAGTGGAATTTGCGGATGTGTCGATAGAGGTCCCCGGACTGCGTGAAACGCCGTTCGCACCACTTGCAAGCGTGCGGCTTCTCACGCGTGTGTACCACTGCGTGCCGACTGAGGTTGTGTGAGTATTGGAAGCTCTTGCCACAGGTGGTGCAGGTGTAGGGTTTCTCACCGGAGTGTGTCCGCTCATGGCGCTTCAGCGTGTACATGCAGGAGAAGGTCTTGCTGCAGATGGTGCAGGTGGGCACATTGACGTCTCCAGCGGGCTTGGAGCGGATGCCCTCCTGCTCCCTGAAGTGGGAGCTGAGGTGGAGCTGGAGGATGTGTGGAGAGGGGAAAACCTTGTTACACAGCGGGCACATGAAGATCTGGGTGTGCTGAGCTGACAGCATGTTGGAGACGTAGGGCAGCAGGGCGCTATCTATGCTGGCCGTCTCAGCCTGTGAGCGCTCATTGTCGCCCCCCAGTATGTCCTCATCGTCTGCGTTGGCTGAAGGCTTCTCATCCCGCTCCAGCTCGGAGGCTAGAGAAGCCTCTCGCAGAGCGGATAGGTGCGCCTCGAGGCCGAGCCTTCTCTGGGCTGACAGAGGCCCTCCGACCCCGTGGTGGGTCAGGCCCCCATTGGAGCTGGGGATCGTTGCCTTGGTGATGCCGCTGTGCTCCATCTCATAGTCCCCACCTCCaagttcctcttcttcatccgaAGCCACACCCCTCTCCACCTTTACCCTCACAGCCAATGGGCTTTGTAGGCTGTCTGGTGTAGCTGCCCCGCTGAAATAGGACTGATGGTGGTTACTGTGGTTGCTACCTGCAGTTGGCTTGACTGACAGATCCAGGACGCAGTCAGCTGCATCATTTGACACTCTCCTGCCCCGGTGTCCTCCACGTGAGCTTACGGAACGATGAGACCTCTGCGAGTGGGATCCGGTGGAGCTGGTGGGGCTGCCAGCCGGGGAGAGCAGCTTCCCTCCCTCACTCAGCCTTTCCCCACCCTGTATCTCCGCATCGCCGTGCCCTGGGCTGGAGGTAGCCATGGCTGGTGTCCCTGGTCTGTCCGCAGATGGCAGCCTCAGCCAGAGCTGTCCTCCCTCAGCCTTTGCCTCCTCATCTTCGTCGCTGTGCAGCAAGTCGGCTGTGGCCGGCCGGCCCGGAGAACCGTCCGATAGACTGTCGGCCTTATCGGAGCAGCTGGACCCTCCGTCCTCCTCTCTGCGCGTGCTGTCTGCCTCGTGCGTGGCCTTTTGCTTCAAACGTTTCTTACACACCTTGACAATGTCATACATGTGCAGGTAGCTGGCTGCGGCCAACACATCCTCTACGGGGAGGTCCTGGAACTGCAGCTTGCCCTCGTACATGAACTCCAGGAGCAGGGAAAAGGCTGGGGCGGTGACAATGTCACTGTTGAGGTGCACCACGTCTCTCTTGTCCAGCTGGTCCTTGTAGAAGAGGTGAAAGTACATGCTGCAGGAGGCCAACACAGCACGGTGGGCCCGGAACTGGGCATCGCCCACAAGCACCGTAGAGTCACACAAGAAGCCCTGGTGCCGCTGCTCACTCAGACACTGAAGTAAATGTCTGCTGTGGTCTGGGAACTCCATCCTGCCGTCCTCATAACCTGCtgccacacagagacacagaggaagagtcAAAGTTAGACACGTCTGATAAAAGTCTATCTGGGAATTTACACACGTGGGCTTTAAAATACACTCTGCTTGGTTTTAATTAAGCACTGcgttttaaatgaaatattcttTCCAGTGCAGGTAAatactgagaaaaaaataaaaccatgaagtgcagatcaaaaacaaaaactacaaaagtcAAATTTAAATTCAAGGACGACAGATACTGACAAATTCTTCAAGGAGGCAAGAAAacaaacttaatttaatttttaaaatgaaatatctgtgtgtgtgaggtagaACTCAAGAGTTGGGATCATGACACtgtattttgttaactctctcGCTTTCATGTTAACGCTGCAATTTCTGCAACTAAATTATCCTGAAAAAggccaattaaaataaaaacagagaaatgcaAGAGAGAGGGACAAATGCCACTAACACATACGGTTTAAGATGCTGAAAACAAACCACAGAAAAGAGGATGCTCAGCGAGAAGAGATAGAAGAAAAAGGTAGCTTAGGAAAGATAGAAGGACCAACATGTGAAAAAGAAGTATTTAAACTCATTATTAGTATAtcagaaatagaaaatgtgcAGTAAAGATATGAAATCAAATATCTGTCTGTTTTATCTACACTCAGCAGAGGTGTTTCGACTGATCTGAAACACCATGCAGGTCACCGTGAAGACATCCACACATTTCCTTACACAATGATACCGACTGCTCATTTCTCATTCTGACATGTATTCACtttatcttaaattaaataaagaaaataggTAAATAAAAGAGACGATTATAATGAAGAAAAATAGCAATTAAAGATTTAGGTAATTAAAACATATCCATGGATTCTGCTTGTTTCCTTAGAGACACTTAATCTCAGGTAAACCACCAGCGACAGATTCTTCCACTCTGTCTCTccactctctgtttctctctaacTCCTCTGCCTGCACTACTGGATTGTCGCTGCTCCTACGCTGGTTATTTTTATTAACCCACTTTGGCCTGGCCTGGCACAGCCCTTTTAGGTAACCGGCTTTCAGCTGCACACACTGTCCTCAcgtacacattacacacacacatacacacacttagtACCAGCCTACCTACCAACCACCTCCACAGGCTAAGTCGAGCAGGAAAACCGGCCAATTGAAATAGCACTGTTGAAAACGAAAACAGCTTGTCCCTCCTTTAACCTGCGAGCTGCGGCTTTAGGTGTAAGATTAGACGAGaggaaaaaactgaaaacttgtAACAATGCTCTTCAGGTTTGCTCAAAAAGAGATAATTTAGTTgattaaataaattcaaaaacgATGGAAAAAACgagagaaaaatgtgaaaaatgatcAAGTCCCACCTGTTAACCAAGTCGATTTGTCCTGCCTGAGAAAATACATGGATCCCGCTCTACACTGTGTTAACCAAAGCAGTTAAATCACCTCATTTGAATGAAGCTAAACCAagaatgtctgtgtgtgtctgtgtaatgtgtaaatgtgtgtgcgcCCTCCGGCTCGTTCAGACTGCTTTTAATGAGGGGGCTTACGGGGACAAGGGTGTACCACCTCccaccccccaaccccccctctTCCCCCCTCTGTCCGGCCAAACCCCTCTACCACCTCCTccttacacacgcacacacacacaccatccgtCACTCACAAAC
This genomic interval from Notolabrus celidotus isolate fNotCel1 chromosome 4, fNotCel1.pri, whole genome shotgun sequence contains the following:
- the zbtb18 gene encoding zinc finger and BTB domain-containing protein 18 isoform X2; protein product: MEFPDHSRHLLQCLSEQRHQGFLCDSTVLVGDAQFRAHRAVLASCSMYFHLFYKDQLDKRDVVHLNSDIVTAPAFSLLLEFMYEGKLQFQDLPVEDVLAAASYLHMYDIVKVCKKRLKQKATHEADSTRREEDGGSSCSDKADSLSDGSPGRPATADLLHSDEDEEAKAEGGQLWLRLPSADRPGTPAMATSSPGHGDAEIQGGERLSEGGKLLSPAGSPTSSTGSHSQRSHRSVSSRGGHRGRRVSNDAADCVLDLSVKPTAGSNHSNHHQSYFSGAATPDSLQSPLAVRVKVERGVASDEEEELGGGDYEMEHSGITKATIPSSNGGLTHHGVGGPLSAQRRLGLEAHLSALREASLASELERDEKPSANADDEDILGGDNERSQAETASIDSALLPYVSNMLSAQHTQIFMCPLCNKVFPSPHILQLHLSSHFREQEGIRSKPAGDVNVPTCTICSKTFSCMYTLKRHERTHSGEKPYTCTTCGKSFQYSHNLSRHAVVHTREKPHACKWCERRFTQSGDLYRHIRKFHCELVNSLSVKSEPLALPNVRDWAIEDSSQELWK
- the zbtb18 gene encoding zinc finger and BTB domain-containing protein 18 isoform X1, producing MHTAAAGYEDGRMEFPDHSRHLLQCLSEQRHQGFLCDSTVLVGDAQFRAHRAVLASCSMYFHLFYKDQLDKRDVVHLNSDIVTAPAFSLLLEFMYEGKLQFQDLPVEDVLAAASYLHMYDIVKVCKKRLKQKATHEADSTRREEDGGSSCSDKADSLSDGSPGRPATADLLHSDEDEEAKAEGGQLWLRLPSADRPGTPAMATSSPGHGDAEIQGGERLSEGGKLLSPAGSPTSSTGSHSQRSHRSVSSRGGHRGRRVSNDAADCVLDLSVKPTAGSNHSNHHQSYFSGAATPDSLQSPLAVRVKVERGVASDEEEELGGGDYEMEHSGITKATIPSSNGGLTHHGVGGPLSAQRRLGLEAHLSALREASLASELERDEKPSANADDEDILGGDNERSQAETASIDSALLPYVSNMLSAQHTQIFMCPLCNKVFPSPHILQLHLSSHFREQEGIRSKPAGDVNVPTCTICSKTFSCMYTLKRHERTHSGEKPYTCTTCGKSFQYSHNLSRHAVVHTREKPHACKWCERRFTQSGDLYRHIRKFHCELVNSLSVKSEPLALPNVRDWAIEDSSQELWK